A window of Trueperaceae bacterium genomic DNA:
CGGCGGCCTTCGTGTGGGTCAACCTCTTCAACCAGACCAGGACCGCTGAGCCGACGCAGGCCGCCGGCGAGCCCGCCCCCATAAGCGTCCCGAACGGCGCCGCCGCCCCGCCGGGCGCCGCCGCGCCGGGTGCCGCCGCGGGTCAGGCCCCGGCCGGGCCCGCGGGCGCCGAGGCGTCGGCCGGGGGCCAGGCCGGCCAGGCGGGCGCGGAAGGCGCTCAGGCCGCCGCCGGCGAGGGCCAGGAGGGCGCCGCGCCGCTGGCGCCGCCCGTCGTCGTGGCCGAGGGCGCCCAGGTGGTGACCCGCGAGCTCGTGATCGACGAGCTGCCCTTCCTCGTCCTGGGGCCGCCCGAGGGCGGCGCCGAACAGGCCGCGGCGGAGGGCGAGGGCGCATCGCGCCCGCAGGCCACGCAGCGGGCGACGATCAACCCGTTCTCCCCCGTCGTGGTGCAGGCTCCGGCCGCCCCGCGGCAGGAGGTGGCGGCCCAGCCGCCCGCGTCCACGCCGGTGGTGGAGGTCGTCGCCGAGGCGCCGCCCCCCAGGCAGCCGGTGACGCAGGCCGCGCCGCGCGCTCCGGCCGAGCCGGTCAGGGCGCCGGCGCCGCGCACGGTCGCACCGGCCGGTCCCGTGGCTGCAGACCTCCCGCGGGCGCTGCCCGGCGGCGTGCTCCCCTCGACGCCGCAGATCCTGCGCGACGCCCGCAGCCAGCCGACCGTCGTCGAGCCGGAGGCGCCCGACGTCGGCGAGCTCGCCGCCCTGCGGGAGCCCACCGACGAGGGCGGTCCGGAGCCGCTCGGGCCCGGTGGGGCTCAGCCGGCCGAGGCGGAGGCCCCCGCGCCCGACCTCGGCGAGCTGGCAGCCATACGCGAGCCAGGCGAGGACGCCGCGGTGCAGGTCGCGCCCGTCGACGTGGCGCCGCAGGCCGCGGCCGCCGCGGTGCCCGACCCGCTCGGGCCCGGCAGGTCGGAGGAGGCGCGCGCCGACGCCAACCCGTCCAACGCCCTGCCGCTCGTCGTGGGCGCCGACCCGCTCAGCCGCTACCTGCGCGACAACGACGTGCGCTTCACGGGCACGGTGCTCGGTCCGCTCAGCGTCGGCGTCTTCCGCTCCTCGGTCTACGCGGCGCCGGTCGTCCTGACGCTGGGACAGGCGCTGCCGGACACCGACATCATCCTCTCCGACCTGCGGGGCTACGAGGCCCGCTTCACGCAGGGAGACAGGACCCAGACCCTCTCGCTGGACCTCAGGCGGTGATCATGAAGCGAACCCTCACACTCCTCACCCTCCTCGCCCTGCTCGGGGCGGCCACGGCTCAGCGGGACATCGCGCCGCTGCCCGACGACCCGAGGTTCGACCAACCGGTCGAGTTCGTGACGAGCGCTTCGGGCGAGTCGCTGCGCGCGATGGTCCTGGGCCTGGCCCGCTCCATCGGCCTCACCGCCGTCGTCGACGACGTGCCCGACAAGGTGATCGTCTACGACATCGGCGACCCGAAGCCGTTCCGGCAGGTGTGGGACCTCGTCCTCACCCTCAACGACCTCGACTACGTGCTGCTCGAGAACGACCTCGTCGTCGTGGGCACGCCGGAGTCCGTAGCGCGCCTGCGCGCGGGCGAGCCGGTCGCCGAGGCCGCTGCCGCGCCGGCCGACGAGCCCGTCGAGCAGCGCTTCTACCGGGTGAACACCGACGCCCAGCAGGTCGTGGACGTCCTGAGGCGCGTCCTCCCCGGCCTGCAGGTGGAGGCTCTCCCCGGCAACACGATCGTCGTCACGGGCACGGCTGCCCAGCACGACCAGGTCGTGACGATGCTCGACCAGTTCGACAGGGCGCCCGAGCAGGTGGCGATGGAGCAGCGCACCTACTTCCTCTCCAACGCCGACGCCACCCAGCTCGCCAACGTGCTCCAGCAGACGGGCCTGCTCGTCTCCGGCGGCGCCGAGGGCCAGGCCTCCCGCCTCGAGGACTTCTCGGTCGTCGCCGAGCCGCGCACGAACAGCCTCATCGTCACCGGCCCGGCCAACGTGCAGGCGCGCCTCGCGCAGCTCATCCCCGAGCTCGACCGCCCGCAGCGCCAGGTGAACATCCAGGTGCGCATCCAGGAGGTCACGCGCTCGTTCGCCCAGGACTTCGGCCTCGACTTCAGCGGCGCCTTCGGGCAGATGCAGGCGAGCCTGCTCGACACCGGCCTGTCGTTCATCTTCGACATGGCCTCCGCCGTCTCTAGCTTCAACATCATGGCCGTCCTCGACGCGCTCGAGTCGCAGGGCCTGTCGCGGCGCGTCGACGACGCGAACCTCACGCTGCTCGACAAGCAGACCGGCACGCTCATCTCGGGCGGCAACGCGCGCATCCTCCTCCCCAACGCGGCCGGCGAGGCCGTCCTCGAGGAGGTCGAGTACGGCGTGCAGCTCACGCTGACGCCGCTGATCGGCGCCGACGGGCGCATCACCATCGAGGTCAACGCCGAGATCTCCGACCTCCTGCCGCCCCCCACCCCGGACGTCGTGCTGCACACCTCCACGCGGCGCGTCTCCACGACCGTCACGCTCGAGCCGGGCCAGACGGTCCTCCTCGGCGGCCTGCTGCAGGACGAGATCGTGATCTCGAAGGACCGCCTGCCCGTCCTCGGGGCCATCCCCGTGATCGGCGAGCTGTTCGGCACCACCAGCACCGAGGAGACCTCCGGCGAGCTGCTCCTGATCGTCACCGCCGACGTCATCGAGTGAGCCCACGGCCGCACGAGCGGCACGCCCCTGAGGTCCAGCGCCCCGCCCGGCTCTCCGCCGGGCGGGGTCTCTATTAGCCGTCTCCGACGCAACTCTGGGCCGTGCTACGCTGCCAGGATGCTGAGGTTCCTCTCCGCCGGAGAGTCTCACGGCCCCTCCCTCACCGTGGTCGTCGACGGCGTGCCCGCCGGCCTCGAGCTCGTCGCCAGCGAGCACATCGACCCGTGGCTCAGGCGCCGCCAGGGCGGCTACGGACGCGGCCAGCGCATGGTCATCGAGTCGGACGCCGCGACGCTGCTGGGCGGCGTGCGCGCGGGACGGACCACGGGTGCCCCCATCGCGATCGCGATCGCGAACCGCGACAACGCCAACTGGCGCGAGGTCATGGACCCGCTGCCGGGCGGGGAGCCGCGCAAGCGGGCGCTCACCGAGCCGCGGCCGGGCCACGCCGACCTCGCCGGCGGCATCAAGTACGGCCACAAGGACCTCCGCGACGTGCTCGAGCGCGCCTCGGCGCGCGAGACGGCCAGCCGGGTGGCGGCCGGGGCGGTGGCGCTCCGGTTGCTCGAGGCGGCCGGCGTGCAGGCGTGCGCCCGGGTCGTGAGCCTCGGCGGCATCCCCTGCGACGGCGGCATGGACTGGTCGCGGGTGCCCGAGCTCGACGAGAGCCCCCTGCGCACGTTCGACCGCGCCGCCGAGGAGGAGATCATGGCCCGCATCGACGCCGCCAAGGAGGCCGGCGACACGCTGGGCGGCGTCGTCGAGGCCAGGTTCAGGGGCGTGCCGGTGGGCCTGGGGTCGTACACGCAGTGGGACCGGAAGCTCGACGGGCGCCTCGCCCAGGCCGTGATGAGCGTCCACGCCATGAAGGCCTGCGAGATCGGCGACGGCTGGCGAGGGGCGACGCTGCCGGGCAGCGAGGTTCACGACGCGGTCGTGGGCCGCCGGGACGGCCGCTACGTGCGGGAGACGAACCGCGCCGGCGGCCTCGAGGGAGGGGTCACGAACGGCGAGGACGTGGTCGTGCGGGCGGCCATGAAGCCCATCGCCACCCTCATGCGTCCCCTGCCGACCGTCGACGTCGTCAGCCACGCCGCGGCCGACGCCGCGCGGGAGCGCTCCGACGTGACGGCCGTGCCGGCCGCCTCGATCGTCGTGCTGGCGATGGCCGCCCTGGTCCTGGCCGACGCCCTGCTGGAGAAGTTCGGTGGCGACACCGTGCGCGAGCTCCAGGAGCGCGTCTCCTCCCACCGCGAGTACGCCGCGGCCTACTGATGGCCGGGCCCTCCGCCAGGCGGCACCTCCCGCCGGAGCGGGTCGTGACCTGGCTCGCCATGGCCGGCTTCATGGGGACGGGCAAGAGCCGCATCGGCTGGGAGCTGTCGCGGAGGCTGCAGCTGACCTTCGTCGACACGGACCGGGTCATCGAGCGCGTGAGCGCCATGCGCATCACCGACATCTTCGAGCTCTACGGCGAGGAGGTGTTCCGCGACTACGAGACCGAGGTCGTCAAGCGCTGCGTGAGGCTCGACGAGGTCGTCGTCTCCACCGGCGGCGGCACGGTCGTGCGCCCGGAGAACAGGGCGCTGCTGAAGGCCCGCGGGCCCGTCGTCGTGCTCACCGCCAGCCCCGAGACCGTCTACAAGCGCACGCGGCGCCACCGCCGGCCGATGCTCGAGGTCGGCGACCCCCTCGAGCGCATCGGGACCCTGATGGCGAGCCGGCAGGCCGCCTACGACGAGGTCGCGACGTTCAAGGTCTCCACCGACGGACGCGCCTCCGCCGAGGTCGTCGAGGAGATCGTGGAGCGCCTCAAGCGCTGGGCCGGGGAGAGCGGCGCGCGGGGCGAGGCGTGAGCGGGCGCGCCACGGGCGACGCCGACGCCGTCTCCGCGGGACGGCGCCGCACCGTCACCGTCGCCCTCTCCCCTCCTTACGACGTCGTCGTCGGCCCGGGCCTGCTGGGCGAGGTCGCGACGCGCGTGGCCGAGGCCACCGTGGCCGTCGTCAGCGACGACGCCGTGTGGGCGCTCCACGGGCGCCGGCTGGCCGAGCGGCTCGAGGCCGGCGGCAAGCGCGTCGCCGCCGTGACCTTCCCGCCCGGCGAGGCCAGCAAGGACCTCGCGACGCTGGGTCGCGTCCTGCGCGCCCTGGCGTCGGCGGGGCTGGGTCGCGACGGCGCCGTCCTGGCGCTAGGCGGCGGCGTCGTCGGCGACCTCGGCGGCCTCGCGGCGGCGACCTACCTGCGCGGCGTGGCCCTCTACCAGCTCCCGACCTCCCTGCTGGCGATGGTCGACGCCGCGATAGGCGGCAAGACGGGCATCGACCTGCCCGAGGGCAAGAACCTGGTCGGGGCGTTCTGGCAGCCGCGCGCCGTGCTGGCCGACGTTCAGACCCTCGCCACCTTGTCGCCGCGCGAGCTGCGTCAGGGCACCGCCGAGGTCGTGAAGACCGGCCTCATCGGCGACCCCGGCCTGGTCGACGAGGCGGAGCGCCTGCTGGTGCCGGCGGCAGCCGGCGAGGGCGCCGCTGCGGTGCCGCCCGACGAGCTCGCCGAGGTCGTGGCGCGCGCCGCCGCGGTGAAGGCCAGGGTCGTGGCCGCGGACCCCCACGAGGCCGGCGTGAGGGCGCACCTCAACCTGGGCCACACGCTGGCCCACGCGCTCGAGGCCGCCTCCGGCCTGGCGCTCGGCCACGGGGACGCGGTGCTCTACGGCCTCGTCTACGCCGCCGCCCTGGGCCGCGCGCGCGGGCTGACCGACCAGGTCGAGCGCCTCGCCGGCATCGTCGAGCGGCTGCGACCCGATCCCCTGCCGGACCTGCCCTTCGAGGCGCTGGTACCCTACATGAGGCGCGACAAGAAGGCCCGCGCCGGCCGCCTGCGGTTCGTGCTGCTCGCGGAGCCGGGAAGGCCCGTGGTGGTGGACGACGTCGGCGAGGACGAGCTGCGGTCGGCCTGGCGCGCGCTCGAGGAGCTGGTGCGATGATCCTTGTCCTCAACGGCCCGAACCTCGACCTCCTCGGACGGCGCGAGCCGCACATCTACGGCAGCACGACGCTGGACGACGTGCGCGCCGACCTCGAGCGCCTGGCCGCGCAGCTCGGCGCGCGGGTGGAGGTGCGCCAGTCCAACCACGAGGGCCAGCTCATCGACTGGCTCCACGGCGCCGCGGACGAGGGCGCGCGCGGCGTGATCGTGAACCCGGGCGGCCTGAGCCACACGAGCGTGGCGCTGCGCGACGCGATCGCGGCGATCGACCTGCCGGTCGTCGAGGTGCACATATCGAACGTGCACGCGCGCGAGGAGTTCCGCCACCGCTGCCTCACGGCAGGGGCCTGCGTCGGCGCGATCACGGGCCTCGGCGTCAGCGGCTACGCCCTGGCGCTGCGCTACCTGGTCGAACGGGCCTAGGACGCGGCCGGCCGCGCCGGCGGGCTCACCGGCGACCGACGCTGCGCGGGCACGCCCCTCAGCCGCCCAAGGGCGGCCCGGGCACGGGCCGCGTCAGCCGCGCAGGAAGCCCGTCGGCGTCTCGCCCACGGGCGGGAGGTCCTCGAGCGAGGACAGCCCGAAGTCGAGCAGGAACCTCTCGGTGGTGCCGTAGAGCAGCGGCTTGCCCACCACGTCCTTCTGCCCCACCACCTTGATCAGGCCGCGCTCCCGCAGGGTCTCGAGCGTGGACGTGCACGACGCGCCGCGGGCGGCCTCCAGCTCCCCGCGCGTGATGGGCTGGTGGTAGGCGATCAGCGCCAGCGTCTCGAGGGCGGCGGAGCTCAGCGGCGGCAGGGGCGGCGGCGACAGCAGCGTGGCCAGGGCCGGCACGAGCCGCGGCGCCACGACGAGGCGGTACCCGCCGGCCACGTGCTCCACCTCGATGCCCAGCCCCTGGGCCTGCAGCACCTCGTGGAGCGACATCACCTCGCGCGCCACGGCCTCCTCGCTCACGCCCAGCAGGCCCTTGAGCTCCTTGGCCGAGAGCGGGCGCTCCGCCGCGAGGAGCGCCGCGCACAGCAGCGCCCTCACCTCGCGCCTGGCGCTGTCCTCCGCGTCGCTCGACGGCTCCATGGTCGCGATGGGCACGGGACATGCTCCCAATCCCCCGTGGCGGTGTCAAGGCCGTCACGGCGCCCTCCACTCGATGACGAGCGGCTCCGGCTCGAGCACGATCACGGCGCTGCCCTCGGCCCGCGAGCGCCCATGAGCCGCCGTCGCCGTGAGCCTGTAGGCAGGCGGCTCCGTGCCGGCGACCTCCGCGAGCCGGGCGACGGCCGCCACGCCCGCGTCGTCCCAGGGGCCGAACTCCGTGGGCAGGGTGTCGGTGCCAGCGGACGCCATGACCTCGTCGAGCGCCAGGACGAGCGCCGCACGCGCGGCCGAACGCGCGACCGCCGCCCCCGCGGCGGAACGCGCCCCCAGGGTGACGAGGCCGGCCTCGAGGCTCGCGGCGACGGCGACGACGCCGACCACCAGCAGGACGAGCAGGACGGCGACGAGGACGAAGCCGCCGCGGCGGTCGCGAGCCGGCACGGGCCGCCCAGTCGACCTCACGGACGCACCTCGACGGTCGGCCTGGCGCCCAGCAGCACCACGGCGACCCGCTCCTCGGCGTCCGCGGCGGTGAGGCGCAGCACCACGGCGCGCGCGTCCGGGATGGTCTCGCCCGGCGCGGGTGCGCGCAGGGCGCCGGCGCCGTCTACCACCGCCTCGACCGCCAGCCCCGCCACGCCCTCGACGAGCGGCTGCCTGCTCCCCACGCCGCTGGCGCGGTAGAGCTGGGGGACGCCCCGCGCGTCGGCGCCGGCCTCGAAGGTCAGGAGACGCGCCGCGGCCGGGCCCGAGAGCCTGTCGTCGACGAACGCGACGCTCACGGCGTGTCCGGCGGGCGCGGAGCGCA
This region includes:
- a CDS encoding shikimate kinase gives rise to the protein MAGPSARRHLPPERVVTWLAMAGFMGTGKSRIGWELSRRLQLTFVDTDRVIERVSAMRITDIFELYGEEVFRDYETEVVKRCVRLDEVVVSTGGGTVVRPENRALLKARGPVVVLTASPETVYKRTRRHRRPMLEVGDPLERIGTLMASRQAAYDEVATFKVSTDGRASAEVVEEIVERLKRWAGESGARGEA
- the aroB gene encoding 3-dehydroquinate synthase, with product MSGRATGDADAVSAGRRRTVTVALSPPYDVVVGPGLLGEVATRVAEATVAVVSDDAVWALHGRRLAERLEAGGKRVAAVTFPPGEASKDLATLGRVLRALASAGLGRDGAVLALGGGVVGDLGGLAAATYLRGVALYQLPTSLLAMVDAAIGGKTGIDLPEGKNLVGAFWQPRAVLADVQTLATLSPRELRQGTAEVVKTGLIGDPGLVDEAERLLVPAAAGEGAAAVPPDELAEVVARAAAVKARVVAADPHEAGVRAHLNLGHTLAHALEAASGLALGHGDAVLYGLVYAAALGRARGLTDQVERLAGIVERLRPDPLPDLPFEALVPYMRRDKKARAGRLRFVLLAEPGRPVVVDDVGEDELRSAWRALEELVR
- the aroC gene encoding chorismate synthase, producing the protein MLRFLSAGESHGPSLTVVVDGVPAGLELVASEHIDPWLRRRQGGYGRGQRMVIESDAATLLGGVRAGRTTGAPIAIAIANRDNANWREVMDPLPGGEPRKRALTEPRPGHADLAGGIKYGHKDLRDVLERASARETASRVAAGAVALRLLEAAGVQACARVVSLGGIPCDGGMDWSRVPELDESPLRTFDRAAEEEIMARIDAAKEAGDTLGGVVEARFRGVPVGLGSYTQWDRKLDGRLAQAVMSVHAMKACEIGDGWRGATLPGSEVHDAVVGRRDGRYVRETNRAGGLEGGVTNGEDVVVRAAMKPIATLMRPLPTVDVVSHAAADAARERSDVTAVPAASIVVLAMAALVLADALLEKFGGDTVRELQERVSSHREYAAAY
- a CDS encoding secretin N-terminal domain-containing protein, with protein sequence MKRTLTLLTLLALLGAATAQRDIAPLPDDPRFDQPVEFVTSASGESLRAMVLGLARSIGLTAVVDDVPDKVIVYDIGDPKPFRQVWDLVLTLNDLDYVLLENDLVVVGTPESVARLRAGEPVAEAAAAPADEPVEQRFYRVNTDAQQVVDVLRRVLPGLQVEALPGNTIVVTGTAAQHDQVVTMLDQFDRAPEQVAMEQRTYFLSNADATQLANVLQQTGLLVSGGAEGQASRLEDFSVVAEPRTNSLIVTGPANVQARLAQLIPELDRPQRQVNIQVRIQEVTRSFAQDFGLDFSGAFGQMQASLLDTGLSFIFDMASAVSSFNIMAVLDALESQGLSRRVDDANLTLLDKQTGTLISGGNARILLPNAAGEAVLEEVEYGVQLTLTPLIGADGRITIEVNAEISDLLPPPTPDVVLHTSTRRVSTTVTLEPGQTVLLGGLLQDEIVISKDRLPVLGAIPVIGELFGTTSTEETSGELLLIVTADVIE
- the scpB gene encoding SMC-Scp complex subunit ScpB encodes the protein MPIATMEPSSDAEDSARREVRALLCAALLAAERPLSAKELKGLLGVSEEAVAREVMSLHEVLQAQGLGIEVEHVAGGYRLVVAPRLVPALATLLSPPPLPPLSSAALETLALIAYHQPITRGELEAARGASCTSTLETLRERGLIKVVGQKDVVGKPLLYGTTERFLLDFGLSSLEDLPPVGETPTGFLRG
- the aroQ gene encoding type II 3-dehydroquinate dehydratase, which gives rise to MILVLNGPNLDLLGRREPHIYGSTTLDDVRADLERLAAQLGARVEVRQSNHEGQLIDWLHGAADEGARGVIVNPGGLSHTSVALRDAIAAIDLPVVEVHISNVHAREEFRHRCLTAGACVGAITGLGVSGYALALRYLVERA